The genomic window aaccgGAGAGAGCAACAACCTTCACGCCTGGTCCAAATTCCTGTCAGACGGAAGGACACAAAGACGTCTGGACCTCCTTCGCTCATATTTACCTTCGCATCCACTCAGAGGTTCcgactgcacaaaaaaaaaacccaaaacaggacatttaaaataactgtGGTTTACACATGTACTCATGATTGTCTGTTTGAGAGCTGAATCTGCTGCTTCTGGTGTCGTCTACTCAAATTAAATCTATAAAcccccattaaaaaaaacaacaacactgaaaTGTATTCAGACGTTTGATGGAAGAGGACGCTGCAGTGCAGACCCAGGTGTGGATCAGAGGAGGAAAGTGAATGAGAGAAATTCTGTGGACAGACGCGAGCCGACGCGTCCGTCTGTGTCATCGTCCTAAACGTTCGTTTTACTTTCAGCTTCAGAGTCTAAGGTTCTGCTAGAGTCTAACGGGTTGGTTGGCCGTTCCCTTTGGGTGAGACGGAAATCCTAATTGTTCCTTCTGAAAACGAGGATTAAAAACGAGGAGGACTGTGTGATACAAAGAAGCCTGAGTCCGGCTTGTGACTCTAGGCGTGAAAAGACTCGAGTTATCTGATCTTGGGAGTCTGGTGTTacatttcctcttctttttcatcATGTACAGTAAACGTgtagctacattttttttttttttttgccagaatgTGACAAATGTATTGATGATGAGACCGAAAAGTACTATTCTTACATctctgaggcaaaaaaaaaagaagaaaactgtaaatgaaaTGTTACTGTAAACTTGAAAGAGTCCTCCAAGAGTGTGTGTTCAGATTATCAGTCCCACAGAAAATGGCAGAGAGGTTCTTGTTAATAGAATGAAGAGTATTTAGAAGATAAGAGTCTGTATGGTAGAATGGAAGCCCCCCTGTATATTTCTTTACCATGCTTCAAACTTTATACTTGTGTATATTTTCTGACTGAATAAAGATACACACACCCTATGAGGtcgttttgttttggtgttaaaCTTGTGCGAATCTCGAAGTTGTGAGCCATTCTACATAAGTGGCAATCGTGAAGAAGCCCCTGCACGGCCTGCACCGCTTGCGGGTTGACGGAAGAGGAGATTATCAAGAAATCCTGCCAGTGGCTACAGAGGACGGCacatcatggcagcacaagggCAATGTAGGTCtgtcataccaggcaggaccttAGATGCAGGCTGTCCATTACCTTACTTAgattttttccatttaatgCAACTTTAGAAAAGGTTTTTCTTAACTGCTTACTTAATATGCACTTTGATGACatcttaaaatgactaaaatctaTTCAATTTGAAAATGTGAAACTAATAAGGCATGAAGagggtttaaaaatatattcaagaATCCTAAAACGTTATTTTTTTGTGAGGAAGTTATTATGGTAAGAATTATTTAGTTGCCCACACAGTGCTTGATCGGGGCCGGAAGTTACAGGCTCCACATTTACATCATCCTCGCACTGCGCAGACTCACTGCGTTCGGTTCAAAAGCCCCACCCCGTTCCGGTCCGCGggactctgattggctgagtcGGCTAGTCCTCTTGGAGTGGGCGGGGCTAGTGTGATGTGGCTTTTTTAATCCGACAGGGACTGGATTCACAGCGGAGCCTAGCGGCTGGGATTGACCGATTTTTGCTGCCCTAACTCCTCGAACACcgactttaaatgttaaaattaggAAAACGGGAGCAATAAAGAAGTAAGACAGAAGTCAAGTAGTATGCGAGGGAAACTTTGGAGGtgagttttgggttttttttcggAGGGGGAGACACTTCGGGTTAACGGGGTAGTCCGCAGGGGAGTCAACATGGATGTCCTGGGAGCAACGGTGCGTCTCTAAAAGGAAGAATTAAGGCCGTTTCTAGGTTGTTCTGGTCGGAGAATTTGTCTGGAGAGGAGCAGAAAGGCATTTCAAGCAGCGGACTGATTCTCCAGGTGAGTTTggtttctaaaaacaaacagaaataccCCTACTTCACCCTGTGTCCCGAGTCTTTATTGTTCGCTTGTTTTGAAACTGAGCgtcattattttttacatgttattCACCCTTTATAAACTCGACAGCAGGTTTTAGGTTGCGTTATGATTAGTGTATTGAGACAGGAGGCAAGCTGAAGTCAAAATTAGTTGGGAATTGCTTGAAAAAAGGGGGTCATTGTGTTGTTATTGCTGCCACAATAATCCAGTCTGAGTGCTACTAATATTATTACCCTCAGTGCTGTGAATTACCAACACGCCCAGTCTGCtttccacccccccccccccccNNNNNNNNNNNNNNNNNNNNNNNNNNNNccccccccccccccccttcccatCTGTTGCTTTATTCCTGACCCCCTGCCTCTCTAATATGTTattccagtgtgtgtgtgtgtgtgtgtctgcacagACTGATCTCTTCATTTTGCCTTTCAAATGACACAAACAGATGTCCTTTTGCCTCAGCATCACTTCACTGACAGTGGTATTGTTTGGTTTGGGCTGCTGATGCCTTCACTTCTTCTGGTCTGAACCCCCCCCCAAATGCAGACTAAtactgacctgctgcctcctTGCTTCTGAAACAGAGAAACCCTTACCTGTTTGGAAACGGCAAACACGCCCCCGAGAGCACTGGCTGTGTCCTCCTGTTGACGGTGACCCCTCTGCCCACCTCAAATCCAACCTTCAGCAGCCGCGGCAGCCACAAAGATTACGTCCTTTGTCCAAATCCTAAATTTATTCCCGATGTAGGCGGTTTCTGCTTGTATCAGTGGTCAGATAAAGTAAAGGAAAGCGcatatgagacaaaaaaaaacctcattaaGGTATGCAGGATATTAAGGAGCAAACTTTTATCTTTGCGTTCTGCTTGAATCCACATCTGAGTGAAAGATGTTTGGTGCTGGTCAAATAGATTTCTTTAGAAGCTCATTAATATGTGACActaaacagcacacacacagtttagTCATAGTGAAATGTTGGTTCATAGTCGAAGTGGGAATGTTTAACATCCTCTGTGTCGCCTCCAGATGTCAAGGCTGTGGAGGCGAGACGTGCCGCTCTCGGAGAGGCCGGGGGAGGGCTCGCCTCCCGTCGGGGCTCTCGGACCTTCATCCTCCGCCATACCCATGGGGCCCAACATATCGTGGCTCTCCGAGGCCCCGCTCCTGGGCCCGGAGCAGCCGACCTTCCTGATGACCCCGGCGGCGCAGGCCGTGTCTGGCTTCTTCGTGTGGATCGCGCTCATCCTCACCTCGCACCAGGTAACGGCTTCATCGTGGCACACGGTTCTGCTTTTCCTCAGTTTGCAGACACTGACGATGGAGGTTTGACGGCGTCGGGTGTCTTTCTGGAAATGACAGCTCGGTTTGTGTAAATACGAACATCAGCAAAGGCCCAGAGAAGGCCGGGGGTTGCTTGGCAACATCCCTCAGTAGGTGTTTGTGCTACAATACACAAGCACAAAGAAGTATACACAGGTGAAGCTTGTGGGAAGGTGAAACCTTTGCACCAGGTCTGAAtggagttgttttcttttgtgcgTTCCTGTTACGTGATGTCAGGCAATGCATTGATTTTTGAGGTCAGTGACAcgaacagaaagacaaacaaaaagactctGATGATAAAGGGTTCAAAGAGATCAATAAAGTAAGTTTTCATGTCTCCCTTTGGCAGGAGGAAACTCAACCTTGATTCGacaagactaaaacaaaacgAGTCAAACTTGCCTTTGATCAGAGAAAAACTATAAAGTAAAAATCTCAAGATGTTGTAATAATTCTTATCGTTTTCTTAGTGAATTATTGTGTCGATTTTGTGACGTTTTGTCTCCGTCGTGCTCCCTTGGATGGGCCTTTTGTGTTGTTGCGAGATGAAGAACAATCAAGCGGAGCATCCGTTTGGTTAGAACGTTAAAAACAGATCGGGTCACGTGTCGGCTGGAAGGCAAGGAATGAACCCAGTCTCCGTGCAGCGtctgacaccccccccccccccNCAGGGGTCATGACCCTCAGAGCTCGGAAGAAACTAGCCTTCTAATTTAAGACAAAGCTTTAAATTCTCTTATTTCACCTCGGGTTTAAAATGGTCTCATTTTCAGGTCgagatctttatttattttctatttccCAAACTGCACCAAGAGTACACTAACAGACGATTTAAAATGCCTCCTCTGTGTGTCCCAGATCTACATGCACCTCCGGTTCTACAGCTCACCCAGGGAGCAGCGGCACATTGTGCGAATCCTCTTCATCGTTCCCATCTACGCCTTCGACTCCTGGCTCagcctcctcttcttcaccaaCGACCAGTACTACGTGTACTTCGACACCATCCGGGACTGTTACGAGGGTAAAGACATCCTTTTTCGTTCCACGctcaaaggtttttgtttcaaaacttgAGGCGGTAAATCCAAGCGCGACCTCTTTTCACAGAGACTGAACATGTGTGTGGACTTTAAACGGCGTGAAGAAGGATTCAAAAAGAAAGTTCAACCATGATGAAGcgggggttctgtggaaacgaTTAGCCATTATTATCTTGCTACAGTCTGAGCAGATCCACTTCTAAAGTGAATTTCGCAGTCCTAAAAGAACTctaatctttaaaactttgtggTGGTTCGTGCAgctgctattttataaaccttcccactgctgtcagtttcactttATATGGTCATTCCAGCGGAAACATTATGAAATTCCTTCTGGATTTGACACCAGAAGATGCTGCTGCCATCTGAGCTTccaaataaccaaaaaaaaagaagcaactaactatgcaatgcaaaactgatggtgcgaggggtttttaaaatgatgtttttgtgaaatgctagatatatttttttaaaactgggcTTGTTTTAAGACGACTgtgatccactttggttttagttGACAAAGTTCCGTTCTTTTGGACGttaactccatttctccaaactgaggccctTCAAAGAtcgatctacaacaggtaagatattattctTCAAAGCCCCCGATTCAAAACGGCTGAACTATCTCACAATGTGGTAATTTCACCGACTTTTTAAATACTCCTGAAAATCTTCTAATTTCACTGTAAGGTCGCTGCTTTTTCTTCaacaatctttttgtttaaatatagtTATTTTCTTGAATTTacgcatcatcatcatcatcatcatcatcatcatcatcatcatcatcgtgtCTGTCAGAGGAAATCTGGTTTGGGTGTGATTTCACTTTGTATTAGGACAACTTCATTCATATGAAGTCAGGAGTCAAAAGTGGCAGCTTTTGTGAGTGGGTTGGTGACgcaacaacacaacaaatgcTTTCGGATGTGTTGTACTGTTGAAGCTTATTTGCCTGGAGGCGGTGAAGGGCAGCTGACGATCGTCACTCCGCTGAAAGTTCTAACGATAGGGACAGAAATAGTCACGTCCTGGTTTGGCAAATCGATGATGCGGACGGGGGCTCACTCTATGTATGGTACAGGAAGTGCGGTGAATATCGTCACAAAGCTCCTACATACAGATGGCTCGCCTCATCCTCGTTCCTCGTCTCTGTCCTGCGTTTCCTCCACACGTTTCTCttcccttcttcttcctcctctgccttctgtttttttttttttttttaccctcgtCGTCTTGCATTTCTGCCTCGAATCTTTTCCTCGGCAACTTGTTGCGTGGCAACTGCGCTCGCAGATCTTCCTCCTCAACCCAGCCCGGCTGCTTTACATAAAGAGTTTGTCTCAGCCCAACTTGGTTGCAAAGTTCCTCGTCTCATTGTATGCGGGCTTACTGTATCACCATGGCAACTGGCACTGCAGCCGGGGCGTCCTTTGGGAAGATGTGAAGGAGCACAATAGTAAACAGCAGAGAGGGCTCCTCGGAGCAGATCAACCAGTTCTCGTGCTTCAGCTCAGCCGGATTGTGTGTGGAAGGCTTTGACACGCAGGAGGCACACACGGCATCCTCCGTTTTCGTCTGACATCAATCAGGAGAGGGTGACAGAGTTGCGTTGGGTGTGTGGGTGGAGCAGGAAGACCTGCTGACGCAACGAGAATCACTGCCAGCGCTACGAGTCTGAAACACGCCCAAGGCACGCGTTTTGCACTTTCAGTGCCTTATATTGCGGATTCACATCCGCCCTAGGCCGAGTGAGCGTACATGTAGACACAAACAGAGGGACAGGGAGTTCCTCGGGGGGTGTTAGCAGGATTAACGTGGTTGTGTTTTTCACGAGCCTCTTGATCGTCATCTGCCTCCCACTGAAACGGCCCAGACTGGAGATTATGCAATGGTCACAGGAGACAGGGATATTATTCAGCCagggaaatgtgtgtgtgtgtgtgtgtgtctttaatgTGCTGAGTAGGGATTAACACCTGACCACACTAATCCATGGAGATTCTTTCACCTTGGGGGTTGAGAACTAGAGTCTGTGCATGTGGAGGCTGTTTATTTCAAGGTTAAGAACAGGAGCTTGGTTTAATTTTCACTAATGAAGTTACCTTTGGTTCAGCTCGACTgctgtttagattttattttttgtggggttgttttgttttgttttatttgcaaagcTGTTAGCACAAAAGAAATCATTGTTCTTTGACTCATTCAGTATTCCCTGTATGCCTGTTATTATCTTCTGGGACATATTTACTTTGGGTTATCTCTCTGGGTGGAACTGTTCATGTCTTCATACCGTGACGGTTCGGGACATTTTGGACGGGTACAGTGAGCTGACGACAAATACGTCACCACTCCCAGAGCGGGCGCTTATTAAATTAAACTGCATTTTGCTAAAAGATGCTGTGTAAACactctatatttaaaaaaaatgacaacaaaacaccTCCTTGTTTAACTCGAATCAGCTGTGTGCAGCTGATCACAGACATACAGGTACGGCAGGCAGTTCTATCATTTAAGCAACGCTTTCAGAACTACTGTGGCAGACCACATTTATTTAATATCCCTGATATCAAACATCATTTTCTCACACTAGCGCTCAGACGGCTGAGACGTTTGAGCGTTTCACGGGAGACGCTCTTCagttctgtgttgcttttttttttacatgacgTTTGGAACAAACGTCACAAGGACGCACGTGTCCAAAGATCATACGACCGTCAGATCAGATGATAACAGAGTTGGCAGCAAAGGCTCGCTGTCGGTCAGGCGCTCTTACGTGCTCGCCGGTTCCCCTGACTGCGCCACCACCACCTGGCCTCATGTAAACCCACAACCTGACCCCGATCGAACTCCGACAAGGGCCGGTAACGCTGTCCAATGTGTCTACGAGCTCTGGGACACGTGCAACAAATCCTAAAAGAACTCAAGCAAGGAATCTGAAAAGCAGCCATGCTTCCACCCCTTGTGTTTTGATTGTTCTTGGCCATAAGGGCTTTTATATGATGCAAAACAGCACACTGAACTTTGTAACTCACGTGAAGTTTATGTGATCCTAATCATCCCGTCCTCCCTTTGTTTGTCCACAGCATTTGTCATTTACAACTTCCTGAGTCTGTGTTACGAGTATCTGGGAGGAGAGAGCGCCATCATGGCAGAGATTCGAGGGAAACCCATTGAGTGAGTTCAcacctgtggccttcgggtcaaatggacccgacgttacaagggcttcaggagggtgcAGTAACCTGAGCCGTTCCTGGTTCCTTCTCCATAATTTGAGGCTGTTGTGTGTTTGGGCCCCCTCTAGGTCCAGCTGCATGTACAGTACCTGCTGTCTGAGAGGAAGGGCCTACTCTATCGGGTTCCTGCGGTTCTGTAAGCAGGCCACTCTGCAGTTCTGCGTGGTCAAACCGCTCATGGCTGTCATCACCGTCATCCTGCAGGCCTACGGCAAATATAAAGATGGAGACTTCAAGTGAGTGATTAGCCACCAACTAAACCTGTGCTTAACTTCATGTTAACCGATGCGTTCTGTGATTTAAGAAGCGGGAAACAAGAATGTAGCTGTGTTTACTTATTCGGgtgtttttctagtttttacaTTGTGTGAAATAATTTTATCCTTATGAGCGTTTGACATTATCTGTAATGATAAATAATCAACAAACCTGAGAGTAACTGAGCCTGAAAGGTCCCTGCCTCACCCACTCTGTGATGATTTCTCACCGCAGCGTTGCCAGCGGATACCTGTACGTGACCATCATCTACAACATCTCAGTCAGCCTGTCTCTGTACGCCCTGTTCCTCTTCTACTTCGCCACCAGGGACCTGCTCAGCCCGTACAGCCCCATGCTCAAGTTCCTGGTGGTCAAGTCCGtcatcttcctctctttctgGCAGGGTACGGAGCCTTCACGCCCCACCTTGCTAAAGGGCATTTAACGcatctttacttttaaactgTGTCAACAGTAATATTTATTTCCATGTCTGAAATtgggaaatatataaaaaaaaaaaagtagtaaagTGATTACCATATctacagtgcgccttataatccggagcaccttatatatgtaagaagtcgtaatgttttagtacgactttggttaaactacaaagctgcaccgcttgcagctttaggcccccacatactcgggcgtaCTGTCCGTCCTCTGTGAGCTGTGCGGACTCCGGGCGGACTGTCTGCGgacggttgagacttcatactccagtgtacagattgcctaaaattctcccgtgacaaatttcagtcacGGCGTCACTgaatgaggaggaagagatcgcttgcctcttatctttaaaaaaaaaacaaaaggaaagaaggTGCCTTCAGCCCTGTTTCTTCtccaccagggcagccaccgcacacctgccagtgctgcacagagagcggcAGTCACGGTTGGTGTCGCACACAAAAAAGTCAGACGTAAACACCGTTTCTCGCCGGGCAGTTTATTGTGCGACA from Kryptolebias marmoratus isolate JLee-2015 linkage group LG17, ASM164957v2, whole genome shotgun sequence includes these protein-coding regions:
- the tmem184ba gene encoding transmembrane protein 184ba isoform X2, with protein sequence MSRLWRRDVPLSERPGEGSPPVGALGPSSSAIPMGPNISWLSEAPLLGPEQPTFLMTPAAQAVSGFFVWIALILTSHQIYMHLRFYSSPREQRHIVRILFIVPIYAFDSWLSLLFFTNDQYYVYFDTIRDCYEAFVIYNFLSLCYEYLGGESAIMAEIRGKPIESSCMYSTCCLRGRAYSIGFLRFCKQATLQFCVVKPLMAVITVILQAYGKYKDGDFNVASGYLYVTIIYNISVSLSLYALFLFYFATRDLLSPYSPMLKFLVVKSVIFLSFWQGMLLAILEKCGAIPQINSPEVSVGEGTVAAGYQNFIICVEMFFAALALRHAFTYKVYVEKSLDARGRCAPMKSISSSLKETMSPGDMVQDAIHNFSPAYQQYTQQSTLEQGAPPPASRGHGAAGARGDTEKTLLLSSDDEF
- the tmem184ba gene encoding transmembrane protein 184ba isoform X1, yielding MSRLWRRDVPLSERPGEGSPPVGALGPSSSAIPMGPNISWLSEAPLLGPEQPTFLMTPAAQAVSGFFVWIALILTSHQIYMHLRFYSSPREQRHIVRILFIVPIYAFDSWLSLLFFTNDQYYVYFDTIRDCYEAFVIYNFLSLCYEYLGGESAIMAEIRGKPIESSCMYSTCCLRGRAYSIGFLRFCKQATLQFCVVKPLMAVITVILQAYGKYKDGDFNVASGYLYVTIIYNISVSLSLYALFLFYFATRDLLSPYSPMLKFLVVKSVIFLSFWQGMLLAILEKCGAIPQINSPEVSVGEGTVAAGYQNFIICVEMFFAALALRHAFTYKVYVEKSLDARGPLPTYGEFGRCAPMKSISSSLKETMSPGDMVQDAIHNFSPAYQQYTQQSTLEQGAPPPASRGHGAAGARGDTEKTLLLSSDDEF